TTGGCGTGTGGGTATGACTCTACGTCAGCGTTTATTGCGGCGTTTAAATCGTTGTTCGGGTTTACGCCGGGGGAGTTGTTCAGGCAGTGACGGCCTCATCGCGGGCAAGCCTTGCTCCCACAAGGGCAGTGAGTAACCCCGTGGGAGCAAGGCTTGCCCGCGATTGGCCGCGAAGCGGCCACCGGGAATCTGAATCAGGTACGGAACCGGCGCACCAATCCATCCAGCTCATTGGACAATCCGGCCAGGCTCTGGGAGTCCAGTCGCGCCGAATTGGCCAGTTCCGCCACCAGTTGCGCATCGCCATGGATCTGGCTGATGTGTCGGTTGATGTCTTCGGCCACCTGGTGCTGCTGTTCCGCCGCCGTGGCGATCTGGGTGTTCATGTCGCGGATCACGTCCACCGACTCACGGATCTGCCCGAAGCTGCTGCGGGCTTCACCGATGCGCGCGACCGATTGTTGCGACACTTCCAGGCTGGCGTGCATCTGTTGCGTGACCTGGCTGGTGCGTTTGGCCAGGTTGCCCAGCAGCCCGTCGATTTCCGCCGTGGAGTCGGCGGTGCGCTTGGCCAGTGCCCGCACTTCGTCCGCCACCACCGCAAAACCACGACCCTGTTCACCGGCACGCGCCGCTTCGATGGCCGCGTTCAGCGCCAGCAGGTTGGTTTGCTCGGCGATCGAACGGATGGTGCCGAGGATCGACTGGATGTCGTTGCTGTCACGCTCCAGTTGTTGCATCGATTCGGCCGACTGTTCGATTTCGTGGCTCAGGCGATCGACGCTGCTGACCGCGGCGTCGATCTGTTGCTGGCCTTCGCGGGCCTGACGCTGGCCACTGTCGGCGGATTCGGCGGCCTGGCTGCACGAGCGCGCGACTTCGTTGGCGGTGGCGACCATTTCGTGGAACGCCGTGGACACCATGTCCACCGCTTCACGCTGGCGCCCGGCCGCTTCGGCCATGTCGCTAGACACTTGGGTCGAGCTCTTGGAGGTGGCGAGGATCTTGCTCGCGGCGCCGCCGATGTTCTGGATCAGGTTGCGAATCGCCGCGAGGAACTGGTTGAACCAATTGGCCAGTTGCGCGGTTTCGTCGCGGCCACGGATTTCCAGGCTCTTGGTCAGGTCGCCTTCACCCTGGGCGATACCTTCCAGGCCATCAGCCACACCCCGGATCGGCCGCACGATGACGCTGGCGAAACTGGCGCCGACGATGGCGAAGATGACCGCCAGCACGGCGGCGATGATCGCGATCAACCAGGTCAGTTGGGTCGCGGTGCTCATCACGTCGTTCTTTTTGATCAGGCCGATGAAGGTCCAGCCCAGTTGTTCCGACGGCCAGACGTTGGCCATGTAGTGCTCGCCGTCGAGTTCGACTTCCAGCACGCCCTTGCCGGCCTTGGCCAGTTGCGCATAACCATCGCCGAGGCTGCCCAGGGCCTTGAAGTTGTGCTCGGGTTTCTTCGGGTCGACCAGCACGGTGCCGGTCTTTTCCAGCAGCATCAGGTAGCCGCTTTCGCCCAGCTTGATCTGCTTGACCAGCTCGGTGAGCTGCTTGAGCGATACGTCGATACTGACCACGCCGCCGTTGGTGCCCAACTTGTTGTCGATGGTGCGCACGGTGCTGACGTAGGACGTATCGTTTTCCGCCCAATAGTAGGCCTCGGTGCGGAACGGCTTGCCCGGCTTGGCCTGGGCCGCCTTGTACCAAGGGCGCTGGCGCGGGTCGTAGTTGGTGAGTTTTTCATCGTCCGGCCACGACACATAGCCGCCGGCGGCGGTGCCGAGGATGGCGTAGGCATAGGACGGGTGGGCGTTGCCCAGGTCTTGCAGGAAGGCGAAGACCTTTTTGTCCATCTCGCCCTTGGGCACGCTGTCGGCGTTGGCGCCCATGTAGGTCTTGATGCTGTCGTCGGAGTTGGTGATCAGCGGTTGCTTGGCCAGGTACTCGACGTTCTGGCTGATGCCATCGAAGAACAATTGCATGGCATTGCTGACCTGGCGGATTTCGCGACCACTGCTGTCGACGAACCCGTCCAGGGCGTCGCTGCGCAAGTTCAACACAACGAGGGTGGCGACCAGCACCACGGGCAAGCAGGCGATGATTGCAAACGCCCAGGTCAACTTCTGTTTGATGTTCATCCGCGCTCCAGATTTTCTTGTAGGCCCACGCAGTGCAGATGACTCGGGGTTTATTGGCAGCCGTAAACGTTCGTGATCAACCCGGTCCCTGAGTGCGGCATCGTTTTTGTCTTGGCAACGATTGTCGGACAAATCTTTTTGTCACTCAGGACTTCGGCTGTTGTCCGAGGAAATTAAGGGTTGTCTGAAAAAATCGTGGGAAAGATCGCCAGTCGAGATACCGGGTGTTATCCGGCACATTCTGTGCTTCGGGATATGGGTGTGTGCGTTCATAGGTCGCCACCCCCTCCCATCGGTGAGTGGATTGCCGTATAACGAATGACTTTCGCGTGTTTGGTAATAAAGGACCCAGAATAAAAGCTGATGAAGACTCCAAAACGCATTGAACCCCTGATCGAGGACGGTCTGGTCGACGAAGTGCTGCGCCCACTCATGAGTGGTAAAGAAGCAGCTGTTTATGTGGTGCGCTGCGGCAATCAGTTGCGTTGCGCGAAGGTCTACAAGGAGGCGAACAAACGCAGTTTTCGCCAGGCGGCCGAGTATCAGGAAGGCCGCAAGGTGCGCAACAGTCGTCAGGCCCGGGCCATGGCCAAGGGTTCCAAGTTCGGCCGCAAGGAGGCCGAAGACGCCTGGCAGAACGCTGAAGTGGCCGCGCTGTTCCGTCTGGCCAACGCCGGTGTGCGAGTGCCCAAGCCGTACGACTTCCTCGAGGGCGTGCTGCTGATGGAACTGGTGGCCGACGAGTACGGCGATGCCGCGCCGCGTCTGAACGACGTGGTGCTGGAGCCGGAGCAGGCGCGCGAGTATCACGCCTATCTGATTTCGCAGATCGTGCTGATGCTGTGTACCGGCCTGGTGCACGGTGACCTGTCCGAGTTCAACGTTCTGCTGACCCCGACTGGCCCTGTGATCATCGATTTGCCGCAAGCGGTGGACGCGGCGGGCAACAACCACGCGTTCAGCATGCTGGAGCGGGATGTGGGGAACATGGCGTCCTACTTCGGGCGGTTTGCGCCGGAGTTGAAGAAGACCCGCTACGCCAAGGAGATGTGGGCCTTGTACGAAGCCGGTACCTTGCATCCGGGCAGCGTCCTGACCGGCGAGTTCGATGACCCGGAAGACGTGGCCGACGTGGGCGGGGTCTTGCGCGAAATCGAAGCGGCACGCCGGGACGAAGAACGCAAGCAGGCGGCCCGCGCGGCGGAAGATGCGCCACCGGGCAAGACCGAAGAACCGCCTCCGCCTTGGATGCAGTGATCGGGTAAAACAAAAAACCGGCTTCGGCCGGTTTTTTTGTGCCCGACACATACCCCATGTAGGAGCGAGCCTGCTCGCGATGGCGGTGTGTCAGTCAATAAAGATATTGAATGTGCTGGCCTCATCGCGAGCAGGCTCGCTCCCACAGGGATAGTTTTTCAATCAGGCACCCACCGGTTCGGCACAACACCCCGACTCCAGATTCCTGAGGATCGGGCAATCCGGTCGATGATCGCCCTGACAGTGCTCCACCAGATCCTGCAAGGTGTCGCGCAGCTGCCCCAGCTCGCGGATTTTCTGGTTCAGTTCGTCGATGTGCTGCCGGGCCAGGGCCTTCACGTCGGCACTGGCGCGCTGGCGGTCCTGCCAGAGTGTCAGCAACTTGCCGACCTCTTCCAGGGAAAATCCCAGGTCCCGGGAGCGCTTGATGAACGCCAGGGTGTGCAGGTCGTCATCGCCATACAGCCGATAGCCGCTGTCGGTGCGATGGGCCGCCTTGAGCAAGCCGATGGACTCGTAATAACGGATCATCTTTGCGCTCAGACCACTGTGGCGGGCCGCTTGGCCGATGTTCATCGGTTGTCCTCCAGATCCTCGGGTTTCCAGGTTTTCAACAGTAGCGCATTGCTCACCACGCTCACACTCGACAACGCCATGGCCGCGCCCGCCAGCACCGGGTTGAGGAAACCGAATGCCGCCAGCGGAATGCCGATCAGGTTATAGACGAAGGCCCAGAACAGGTTTTGCCGGATCTTCGCGTAGGTCTTGCGGCTGATCTCCAGGGCAGCGGGCACCAGGCGCGGGTCGCCGCGCATCAGGGTGATGCCGGCCGCGTGCATGGCAACGTCGGTGCCGCCGCCCATGGCAATGCCGATATCGGCCGCCGCCAGTGCCGGAGCATCGTTGATCCCGTCGCCGACCATCGCCACCACGCCGGATTGCTTCAGGGCCGCGACTTCGGCCGCTTTGTCGGCGGGCAGCACTTCGGCGTGCACATTGCTGATGCCCAGAGCGTCGGCAACCACTTTGGCACTGCCCCGGTTGTCGCCGGTCAGCAGGTGGCTGCTGATGTGGCGTGTGTTGAGTTGTTGGATCGCTTGCAGTGCACCGGGCTTGAGCGTGTCACCGAAAGCGAACAGGCCCAATACTCGCGGTGCGGGACTTTGCTCGATCAGCCAGGACAGGGTGCGGCCTTCGGTTTCCCAAGCGATGGCGGAGTCGGCCAGTTCACCGGGGTTCAAGCCGCTTTCTTCCAAAAGACGCCGATTGCCCAAGGCCAGCCGCCGACCATCGAGATTGCCGGCGATGCCACGCCCGGTCAGGGATTGGCTTTCGGTGACATCGGCCACGCGCAGGCCGCGCTCTTTGCATTCATCCAGAACCGCCCTGGCCAGCGGATGCTCGCTGCCGCGTTGCAGGGCACCTGCCAGTTGCAGCAGGCTGGCTTCGTCACCGTCGATAGCAATCAGGTGGGCGATGCGCGGAGTGCCCGAAGTCAGGGTGCCGGTTTTGTCGAACACCACGGCGCTGACTTCGTGGGCACGTTCAAGGGCTTCGGCATCCTTGATCAGGATCCCGTGGCGCGCCGCCACCCCGGTGCCGGCCATGATCGCCGTCGGCGTGGCCAGGCCAAGCGCGCAAGGGCAGGCGATCACCAGTACGGCGACGGCATTGATCAGCGCGGTTTCCAGCGGCGCGCCGTACAGCCACCAGCCGATCAGGGTTGCCAGGGCCAGAAACAGCACCACCGGGACAAAGACTTGGCTGACTTTATCCACAAGCTTTTGGATCGGCGCCTTGGCGGCCTGGGCGTCTTCCACCAGCCGAATGATCCGCGCCAGCACCGTTTCGGCGCCGAGGGCCTGAGTGCGCACCAGCAACCGACCTTCGCCATTGATGGCGCCGCCGGTGACCTTGTCGCCGGGTTGCTTGGGCACCGGCAGGCTTTCGCCGCTGATCAGGGCTTCGTCGGCGTGGCTCTGGCCGTCGACGACTTCACCGTCCACGGGGAATCGCTCGCCGGGTTTGACCAACACCAGATCATTGACGCGCAGGGCGCTGATGGCGACGTCCTGCTCGCGGCCATCGATCACCTGGATCGCCCGCTCCGGGCGCAGCGCTTCCAGGGCGCGAATGGCGCTGGCGGTCTGGCGTTTGGCCCGGCTTTCCAGGTATTTGCCCAGCAGCACCAGGGCGATGACCACCGCCGAGGCTTCGAAATAAAGATGCGGCATGCGCCCGGCGGCGGTGGCCCATTCGTAGACGCTCAAGCCATAGCCGGCGCTGGTGCCCAGGGCGACCAGCAAATCCATGTTGCCGGCACCGGCGCGCACGGCTTTCCAGGCGGCGACATAAAACCGCGCACCAAAGATGAATTGCACCGGCGTGGCCAGCGCGAATTGCGCCCAGGCCGGGAGCATCCAGTGCACGCCAAAGGGTTGCAGCAGCATCGGCAGGACCAGCGGCAAGGCGAGGGCAATGGCCGCGATCAGGGCCCAGCGTTCGCGGTGCAGGCGAGACTGTTGGGTATCGGTGGAAGGTGTGTCGGCTTGCCAGACGCTGGCGGTGTAACCGGCCTTGGTCACGGCGCCGATCAAGGTTTGCGGGTCGACCTGCCCCAGCAGTTCCAGATGTGCACGTTCATTGGCCAGGTTCACGCTGACGTTCTTTACGCCCGGCACTTTGCCCAAGGCCCGTTCGACGCGGCCGACGCAGGAGGCGCAGGTCATGCCGTCGATGCTCAATTCCAGGCTGTGCTGCGGGACGCTGTAACCGGCCTTGTGCACCGCCTCCATCAGCGCCGGGAGACTGCCCGTCGGTGCCTGGACCCGTGCCTGCTCAGTGGCCAGGTTGACACTGACGGCACTGGCACCGACGACTTTGCTCAAGGCACGCTCGACACGCCCAGCGCAACTGGCGCAGGTCATGCCGGCAATCGGCAGATCGAAAGTGGTGGAATCGGACATGGGGCACGCTCCCTGTAGAAGATGTCTACAGGATCAACCTTGCCATGTTGGCAAGGTCAAGCGTCAATCTGGAGATTGTTGCATTCCCCTGTAGGAGCGAGCCTGCTCGCGATTGCGGTGTATCAGTCAACATTTGCGTAACTGACAGATCGCTATCGCGAGCAGGCTCGCTCCTACAGAGGGATATAGGTCAGTAGCCCAGACCCGCACGCTTGAGGTACATCCCTTCCTGCGTCATCGCGATCCGATACTTCTGCACTTCACCCGCCCGCAGGGTGATGTCCTGCGAGCCCGGCGCCAGCATGCCCGGATTGCAACCCGGTACCTGGCCCGGCAGCAGCTTGAGGCGCAGGGACACGTTGCCCGGCGGCAGGTTGAACGAGGTGCTTTGTTCCTGGAACAGGCGCGCGGACAACTGGTCGTGGATGTACACACCAATCTCGCAACTGGTCGCGACTTCCAGTCGCTCGCGGGAAATGATCAGCACGCCGTAGTCTTCCCCGGCGGCTTGGGCCGAGGGCAGGGCGGCGATGAGGCCGAGAAGGCCAAACAGGCTGAAAGCTGACCAGCGCATGGCTGAATCTCCTGAGGTCAAATCATGAATGCACGCAGCTTGGCCGAGCGCGGCGCCAATTGCCAGCCCGGCAGATCACTGCAGAACTTGACCTTGCCATGGTGGCAAGCTCGACACTGGCGGCAACCTCACTCAACAGCCTCATCAAAGGAGTTGTCCATGCAAGTGTTCAATGTCGAAGGCATGTCCTGCGGTCACTGCGTCAAGGCCATCACCGAAGCGGTCCAGTCCAAAGACCCGGCAGCCAGCGTGCGTGTCGACCTGGCGGCCAGGGAAGTCGGCGTCGAGTCGGCCTTGACGGCGGAACAGGTGATCGCGGCGATCAGCGAAGAGGGCTACGAAATCAAAATCGCCTGAGGACAGGCGCAATCCCTGTAGGAGCGAGCCTGCTCGCGATTGCGGTGTGTCAGTCACACACGGGCTGGCTGATATACCGCTATCGCGAGCATGCTCGCTCCTACAGGGTTTTTGCATTTATCCGCTCGTTTTTAATAGTTAGCGAGCTATCGGAATGTTCAAGGCGCCCCTGCGCGGCTAGACTGTCGGGCTGCCGATCCCTGCCCAACTGGATGCCTGATGAACTTCCGCACGATCCTTATTCTTGGCGCCTTGAGCGCTTTCGGTCCGCTGGCGATCGATTTCTACCTGCCGGCATTCCCGGCTATGGCGACCGCCTTCGGCACGGACGAAAAACACGTTCAGTTGACCCTGGCGGCGTATTTCCTCGGTTTGTCCATCGGGCAACTGGCCTATGGACCGGTGGCGGATCGCTTCGGTCGGCGCATTCCGCTGCTGGCCGGTGTCGGGCTGTTTACCCTGGCGTCGTTGGCGTGCGCCTACGCGCCAAATCTCGAATGGCTGATTGGCGCGCGTTTTGTCCAGGCATTGGGCGGTTGCGCGGGAATGGTGATTTCCCGGGCGGTGGTCAGCGACAAGTGTGATGCGGTGGGGGCGGCCAAGGTCTTTTCGCAGCTGATGCTGGTGATGGGCCTGGCGCCGATTCTCGCGCCGATGCTGGGCGGCCTGCTGGTCAACACCAGCGGCTGGCAGTCGATCTTCCTGGCCTTGACCGGTTTCAGTGCCTTAGCCGGATTGGCCGTGGCTTTCGGCTTGCCGGAAAGCCTGCCGGCCCATGTGCCGCGTCAGCCGTTGTCCGGGGCGTTGCGCCAGTACGGGCGGTTGCTCAAGGACTCGGTGTTCCTCGGCCACGCCCTGACGGGCGGTATCGCGATTGCCGGGATGTTCGCCTACATCGCTGGCTCGCCGTTCGTCTTCATCAAACTGTATGGCGTGCCGGCCGAGCATTTCGGCTGGCTGTTCGGCACCAACGCCGCCGGCTTCATTCTGGTGGCGCAAGTCAATGCACGGCTGCTGTCCAAACGCGGGCCGGCGTTCCTGCTCTCCCGCGCGGTATGGGTTTACTTCGGCGCCGGTCTGACGCTGCTGGCGGTCAGTGCCTTGCACACCGAGAAGCTGTGGCCACTGTTGATTCCATTGTTCATCTGCATTGCCAGCCTGGGCTGCATCATTCCCAATGCCTCGGCCTGTGCGATGAACGGCCAGGGCGCGCGGGCGGGCAGCGCATCGGCGATGCTCGGCTGCCTGCAGTTCAGTGTTGCAGCCGGCGCCGCCGCGCTGGTGGGGGTTTTACATGACGGCAGCGCCATGCCGATGGCCATGGTCATCAGTATGTGTGGAGCGTTGGTGGTGAGCGTGGCCATGCTCACCCGGCGTTTGCAGAATGCCCGGGCGTTGGCGCAAGCCCAGGTCTGAGGGGCTCAGCCGACAGCGCGTTGCTGACGATCGGGAATCTGATGGGGCGCCTGCAGGCGCGCTTCGAGGGTCGTGGTGAAGGCGCGTGCTTCGGCTTCGCTGCGGAATGTCACTGCGTGTTGGTCCAGGCGGACCTGCCACTGGGATTTTGCCAATTCTTTTATCAGGATCTTCATTACTGACCTCCTCAGCTAAAAGATTGTCTCGCAGAGATCTCGAGTGTAGACCTGAATACAATCAACATTGTGACAAGGATCAACTGTCGGACTGACGGCAAATGATCGCCACCTGCGGGCGCAGGTGGCGATTTTTGGATCCTTTTTCAGAAGCCTTCCAGCACGATCTTGCCCTTGGATTTGCCGCTTTCCAGCAGGGCATGGGCACGCCGCAGGTTCGCCGCATTAATGGTTCCGAAGTGCTCGCCGACCGTGGTTTTCAAGGTTCCGGCGTCGATCAATTGCGCTACCCGGTTGAGCAGTTTGTGCTGTTCGATCATGTCCGGAGTTTCAAACAGCGAGCGGGTGTACATGAACTCCCAGTGCAGTGACAGGCTCTTGCGCTTGAGCTTGGTCACATCCAGGGATTTCGGGTCGTCGATCAGTGCCAGTTTGCCCTGTGGCGCCAGCGCCTCGATCAGTTGGTCGAGGTGATGATCGGTCTGGGTCAGGCTGGCAACGTGGGTCACCTGAGGGATGCCGGCCTGTTTCAGCGCTTCACTCAATGGCTGGCTGTGATCGATCACCTGATCGGCGCCCAGTTCCTTCACCCAGCTCTGGGTCTGTGGACGCGATGCGGTGCCGATGACGTTGAGGCCGGTGAGTTGTTTCGCCAGTTGGGTGAGGATCGAACCGACACCGCCGGCGGCGCCGACGATCAGCAGGCTCTGGCCTTCATCGTTTTTGCCTTCGCGTATTTGCAGGCGCTCGAACAGCAATTCCCAGGCGGTGATCGCGGTCAGGGGCAGGGCGGCCGCATCAGCGAAACCGAGGGTTTTCGGCATATGGCCGACAATCCGCTCATCCACCACATGCAGTTCGCTGTTGCCGCCGGCACGGGCTATGGAGCCGGCGTAGAACACTTTGTCGCCGGCCTTGAACAGGGTTACGTCACTGCCAACGGCCTTGACCACACCGGCCACGTCCCAGCCCAGCACTTTCGCCGCGCCGCCCTCGGGCTGGACGTTCTGACGGACCTTGGTGTCCACCGGGTTGACCGAGATGGCTTTGACTTCCACCAAAAGGTCCCGCGGCCCGGCGACCGGCTCCGGCAGTTCGATGTCTTGCAGGGATTTTTCGTCGCTGATCGGCAGGGACGCGTAATAGGCAATGGCTTTCATCAGTGGCTCCTGAAACGGGGTTATATCGATGGGCGGATGATTGGCTATTTCTGACGAAGAAAAAACCCGCTAAAACAGCAGTCTCTTTCAATTTTTTTTTGATAATGGGTTTTTCATGCTGCGTTTCGATGATTTGCAATTGTTCGTTCGGGCGGCAGATCTGGGCAGCCTGTCGGCGGCGGCACGGGGCATGGACATGTCGGCGGCGGTGGCGAGCGCAGCGCTCAAGCGTATCGAGCAACAACTTGGCGCCCGCTTGCTCGCCCGTTCGACCCGCAGCCTGCGCCTGACTGCCGAAGGCGAGGGCTTCCTGGAATATGCCCGGGCGGCCCTGAGCAATCTGGATGAGGGGCGGCGGTTACTGGCCCGTGGGCAGGATCAGGTCAGCGGCGTGTTGCAGTTGTCGGCACCGTCGGACTTCGGTCGCAACCTGTTGTTGCCCTGGCTGGACGAGTTCCAGCGCGAGCATCCCCGGCTGACGGTGCGTCTGCTGCTGGGGGACCGCATCGCCGATCTGTTCCGCCAGCCAGTGGACATCGCCCTGCGCTACGGCGAGCCGGAAGACTCCAGCCTGGTGGCGCTGCCGGTTGCCGCGCAAAACCGGCGCGTGCTCTGTGCGTCGCCGGCCTATCTCGCGCGGCATGGCGAGCCCCGCCAGCTCGAACAATTGGCGCAGCACAATTGCCTGCTCTACATGCTTGGCAGTCGGGTCCACGACCATTGGAGTTTTCACGACGGCAGACGCGAGGTCGGCCTGACGGTCAGCGGGGATCGGTTCAGTGACGACGCCGATGTGGTGCGGTTGTGGGCCGTGGCAGGTGCCGGGATTGCCTATAAATCCTGGCTCGATGTGGCTGCCGATGTGTTGGCGGGCCGGCTGAAGGTGCTGATGCCGGAACTGCTTTACGAGCGCGCTCCGCTGAATTTGTTGTGCGCCCATCGCGCACAATTGAGTAAGCCTGTGAACCTGTTGCGGGAAATGCTTGCCAGCCGATGCGCTTCGTTGAGCAGTCGTTTTCCGGGGTTAACGGGAATCGGTCATTAGTCGCAGTAAAAAAGCGAAATTTCCCGCAGAGACTATCAACATCATGGATTTGCAGAGGGCAGGAACCCGCGTTCTGCATGCCTATACTGGCGCCTCTCGCGTATGCACCGTCTGTCGCCCCTGTGAGGCCTGCCCACAGGATTGAGGATTGCTTCACACCCCATTGCGAACTCCGCCTGGAGATGGCCGGGGTGGGTCAAGACTTTGCACGGCTTTTGGCGGTATCCACGAATTGGCCGACGGTGCATTAGTGGTCAAAGTGTCTCCGAGCAGCACATGAACGATTCAACAGGGAGTGAATTCATGGAACATGCACCTTGTATCAGCCAGATAGCCACCTTGCTGGCTGACCCTAAGCGCAGCGCAATGATGTGGGCCTTGATGGACGGCACGGCGCGACAGGCCGAGGATTTGGCCTTGCTGGCTGGTCTTTCGCCCTCATCGGCCAGTGCCCACCTGGGGCGTTTGTCCGCAGGGGGCCTGTTGAAAGTCGAAATCCGGGGGCGCAAGCGCTTTTTCCGCCTGGCGACTCCAGAAGTGGGTGCCGCGATCGAAGCGCTGGCCAGTGCGACGCTGGCCAGTTCCCCCCAGGACATCCCCGATATTTTCAGACACAGCGCACCCCTGGCCAAACCCCAGGCCAGGCGCTCGTCCTTGTTGCGCGCGCGGTTGTGTGACGATCATCTGGGCGGCACGTTGGCGGCGGATCTGTACCAGAGGTTGCTGGAGGCGGGCTG
This genomic interval from Pseudomonas putida contains the following:
- a CDS encoding LysR family transcriptional regulator, with the protein product MLRFDDLQLFVRAADLGSLSAAARGMDMSAAVASAALKRIEQQLGARLLARSTRSLRLTAEGEGFLEYARAALSNLDEGRRLLARGQDQVSGVLQLSAPSDFGRNLLLPWLDEFQREHPRLTVRLLLGDRIADLFRQPVDIALRYGEPEDSSLVALPVAAQNRRVLCASPAYLARHGEPRQLEQLAQHNCLLYMLGSRVHDHWSFHDGRREVGLTVSGDRFSDDADVVRLWAVAGAGIAYKSWLDVAADVLAGRLKVLMPELLYERAPLNLLCAHRAQLSKPVNLLREMLASRCASLSSRFPGLTGIGH
- a CDS encoding zinc-binding alcohol dehydrogenase family protein, yielding MKAIAYYASLPISDEKSLQDIELPEPVAGPRDLLVEVKAISVNPVDTKVRQNVQPEGGAAKVLGWDVAGVVKAVGSDVTLFKAGDKVFYAGSIARAGGNSELHVVDERIVGHMPKTLGFADAAALPLTAITAWELLFERLQIREGKNDEGQSLLIVGAAGGVGSILTQLAKQLTGLNVIGTASRPQTQSWVKELGADQVIDHSQPLSEALKQAGIPQVTHVASLTQTDHHLDQLIEALAPQGKLALIDDPKSLDVTKLKRKSLSLHWEFMYTRSLFETPDMIEQHKLLNRVAQLIDAGTLKTTVGEHFGTINAANLRRAHALLESGKSKGKIVLEGF
- a CDS encoding multidrug effflux MFS transporter, encoding MNFRTILILGALSAFGPLAIDFYLPAFPAMATAFGTDEKHVQLTLAAYFLGLSIGQLAYGPVADRFGRRIPLLAGVGLFTLASLACAYAPNLEWLIGARFVQALGGCAGMVISRAVVSDKCDAVGAAKVFSQLMLVMGLAPILAPMLGGLLVNTSGWQSIFLALTGFSALAGLAVAFGLPESLPAHVPRQPLSGALRQYGRLLKDSVFLGHALTGGIAIAGMFAYIAGSPFVFIKLYGVPAEHFGWLFGTNAAGFILVAQVNARLLSKRGPAFLLSRAVWVYFGAGLTLLAVSALHTEKLWPLLIPLFICIASLGCIIPNASACAMNGQGARAGSASAMLGCLQFSVAAGAAALVGVLHDGSAMPMAMVISMCGALVVSVAMLTRRLQNARALAQAQV
- the cueR gene encoding Cu(I)-responsive transcriptional regulator, with translation MNIGQAARHSGLSAKMIRYYESIGLLKAAHRTDSGYRLYGDDDLHTLAFIKRSRDLGFSLEEVGKLLTLWQDRQRASADVKALARQHIDELNQKIRELGQLRDTLQDLVEHCQGDHRPDCPILRNLESGCCAEPVGA
- a CDS encoding heavy metal translocating P-type ATPase, yielding MSDSTTFDLPIAGMTCASCAGRVERALSKVVGASAVSVNLATEQARVQAPTGSLPALMEAVHKAGYSVPQHSLELSIDGMTCASCVGRVERALGKVPGVKNVSVNLANERAHLELLGQVDPQTLIGAVTKAGYTASVWQADTPSTDTQQSRLHRERWALIAAIALALPLVLPMLLQPFGVHWMLPAWAQFALATPVQFIFGARFYVAAWKAVRAGAGNMDLLVALGTSAGYGLSVYEWATAAGRMPHLYFEASAVVIALVLLGKYLESRAKRQTASAIRALEALRPERAIQVIDGREQDVAISALRVNDLVLVKPGERFPVDGEVVDGQSHADEALISGESLPVPKQPGDKVTGGAINGEGRLLVRTQALGAETVLARIIRLVEDAQAAKAPIQKLVDKVSQVFVPVVLFLALATLIGWWLYGAPLETALINAVAVLVIACPCALGLATPTAIMAGTGVAARHGILIKDAEALERAHEVSAVVFDKTGTLTSGTPRIAHLIAIDGDEASLLQLAGALQRGSEHPLARAVLDECKERGLRVADVTESQSLTGRGIAGNLDGRRLALGNRRLLEESGLNPGELADSAIAWETEGRTLSWLIEQSPAPRVLGLFAFGDTLKPGALQAIQQLNTRHISSHLLTGDNRGSAKVVADALGISNVHAEVLPADKAAEVAALKQSGVVAMVGDGINDAPALAAADIGIAMGGGTDVAMHAAGITLMRGDPRLVPAALEISRKTYAKIRQNLFWAFVYNLIGIPLAAFGFLNPVLAGAAMALSSVSVVSNALLLKTWKPEDLEDNR
- a CDS encoding cation transporter, whose product is MQVFNVEGMSCGHCVKAITEAVQSKDPAASVRVDLAAREVGVESALTAEQVIAAISEEGYEIKIA
- a CDS encoding PA4780 family RIO1-like protein kinase yields the protein MKTPKRIEPLIEDGLVDEVLRPLMSGKEAAVYVVRCGNQLRCAKVYKEANKRSFRQAAEYQEGRKVRNSRQARAMAKGSKFGRKEAEDAWQNAEVAALFRLANAGVRVPKPYDFLEGVLLMELVADEYGDAAPRLNDVVLEPEQAREYHAYLISQIVLMLCTGLVHGDLSEFNVLLTPTGPVIIDLPQAVDAAGNNHAFSMLERDVGNMASYFGRFAPELKKTRYAKEMWALYEAGTLHPGSVLTGEFDDPEDVADVGGVLREIEAARRDEERKQAARAAEDAPPGKTEEPPPPWMQ
- a CDS encoding ArsR/SmtB family transcription factor → MEHAPCISQIATLLADPKRSAMMWALMDGTARQAEDLALLAGLSPSSASAHLGRLSAGGLLKVEIRGRKRFFRLATPEVGAAIEALASATLASSPQDIPDIFRHSAPLAKPQARRSSLLRARLCDDHLGGTLAADLYQRLLEAGWIEQFDQRVTITLKGSTELAARGVFIQALAHRNGKSACACPDWSERRPHMGGALGAALLQLFMQSGWLSLPIDSRALQLTVAGQREIHCFARETELEMVL
- a CDS encoding methyl-accepting chemotaxis protein, giving the protein MAEAAGRQREAVDMVSTAFHEMVATANEVARSCSQAAESADSGQRQAREGQQQIDAAVSSVDRLSHEIEQSAESMQQLERDSNDIQSILGTIRSIAEQTNLLALNAAIEAARAGEQGRGFAVVADEVRALAKRTADSTAEIDGLLGNLAKRTSQVTQQMHASLEVSQQSVARIGEARSSFGQIRESVDVIRDMNTQIATAAEQQHQVAEDINRHISQIHGDAQLVAELANSARLDSQSLAGLSNELDGLVRRFRT